One window from the genome of Andrena cerasifolii isolate SP2316 chromosome 3, iyAndCera1_principal, whole genome shotgun sequence encodes:
- the Tex gene encoding THO complex 3 homolog tex, translated as MSVSRVEELISYFKSHNKIREQQSHSAKVHSVGWSCDGKLLASGSFDKSVCIFSLGPDRLKQETTFRGHGGSVDQLCWHAFYPELLSTASGDKTVRIWDTRTQKCTANISTRGENINISWSPDGNTIAVGNKEDLVTFIDARVMKIRAEEQFNFEVNEISWNKDSDTFYLTNGQGCVHILSYPDLELLHVIKAHPGTCICIEFDPTGRYFATGSADALVSLWDADELCCLRTFSRLEWPVRTISFSYDGQLLAAASEDLVIDIGEVETGEKIADIPVEAATFTVAWHPKQYLLAYACDDKDTYDRKRDAGSLKVYGFAND; from the exons ATGTCTGTTTCTCGTGTTGAAGAGCTGATCAGCTACTTTAAGTCTCATAATAAAATTAGGGAACAGCAAAGCCATTCCGCCAAAGTGCACAGCGTAGGATGGAGTTGCGACGGAAAACTGTTGGCTTCGGGTTCATTTGACAAATCTGTTTGCATTTTTTCCCTCGGGCCTGATCGTTTG AAACAAGAAACAACTTTCAGAGGACACGGCGGTAGCGTGGACCAACTGTGTTGGCACGCTTTCTACCCAGAATTATTATCCACGGCGAGTGGGGACAAAACAGTACGGATATGGGACACGAGAACTCAGAAATGCACTGCAAATATCAGCACAAGAGGGGAGAATATCAATATATCATGGTCGCCCGATGGCAACACGATAGCAGTGGGAAATAAAGAAGACTTAGTCACCTTCATCGATGCCCGAGTGATGAAGATCCGTGCAGAGGAGCAGTTCAACTTTGAAGTGAACGAGATTTCATGGAACAAGGACTCTGATACGTTCTACCTTACGAATGGCCAAGGTTGTGTACATATTCTTAGTTATCCGGATCTGGAGTTGCTGCATGTAATTAAGGCGCATCCAGGGACGTGCATTTGCATAGAATTCGATCCCACTGGAAGGTACTTTGCTACTGGATCCGCAGACGCGTTAGTCTCGTTATGGGACGCGGACGAGTTATGTTGTTTGAGGACATTCTCGAGATTAGAATGGCCAGTGAGAACCATATCGTTCTCTTACGATGGGCAGCTATTAGCTGCGGCGTCTGAAGATCTTGTTATAGATATAGGCGAAGTAGAAACTGGAGAAAAGATCGCGGATATACCCGTGGAAGCGGCGACTTTCACGGTTGCGTGGCATCCGAAGCAATATTTATTAGCGTACGCGTGCGATGACAAGGATACTTACGACAGGAAGCGAGATGCTGGCAGTCTGAAAGTATATGGATTCGCCAATgattaa